CCATACATTACATCTCTGCAACACTTTATAGCACTGATGCAAGGGTATTTTTATTTTGCTATACTTGTTTTTTAGTTTCGAGAAATGGTGAAGTCTTCACATGGACTGATGCCATATGCTACGTTTGCACCCATAGCTGATAGCTGTGACTAATGTGAATTTTCCGCAATCTAATCATGTCTTTCCAGAATAACAGAGCGTGTGAGGGTTTCATCTTCCCAGAATAAATTTTCAAATCCAAATGCATTCTATCATTGTTTGTGAACGCATCCTTATGATGCAACCTAGTATATACATAAGgtttcctttgtatgttttcagGTACATTCGTTTTGTTCCTTCCTGTGTGACCACAATATATTTTATATGCAGCTTAGATTCTTCTTCTGACAAAGTGCACTGTGCACATCACTGAACTATGCCGTGTAACTTTTTTTCTGAACTAGTATATTGTGGTCCATTCTTGTGGGTAAAGCAAAGCAGAATTTACACTTGAACTAAACGGCTGGTGTTTTTCGTTGCAGGGTTTTCGTGGGCACGGTGAGCGAGTTCTGCGTCAAGCATGCCGAGTGTCCAGTCATCACCATCAAGCGCAAGGCCAACGAAGCTCCCCAGGACCCCATCGACGATTGATGCTTTCGTGCAGCCGTGGTTACTTTGAGAATGGGATGTTCTTCACTGCTTGATGGGTTTAATGTACAAAATACTATCTGGAAGTGACTGGGAACTAGTACAAACTTTGCAGAGCGCGCCCCAAAACTAGAGTGAAGAACGAAAACGCTATGATCGCCGATGGATCATGGATGCCTAGCAAATTGCCTAGCAGACACTCTTATCATATGATGAGATACATCAAGTTGTGAACCTAAGCTACTGTGATGATCATGAACCGGGCTTTGCGGAGACGAATGTTCCGCCCCTTACTTGCCCTTGCCTGACGGCGCCGTTGGCAGCCGCGGGGTACCTGAAACCGGCGTACTCCTTCGGAATACcggcctggtggtggtggtgctgctgctgctgctggcgccCTCTGTTGTTGGCCTTGGCGTCGGTCTTCCACGCCGCGGGCTTCTCCGGCGCGAACTTGATCTCGAAGCCGTCGTCCATGTCATGGACCACCGCGCGGGAGCTTGGCATGGGCTTCATCGGCGGGTACTTGACCTCGAAGCCCTTCTCCAGGTCGCCGCCGACCGCGTTGGTGCCGTAGTAGTGCTGGTCGGCGTAGGCCTTCTTCTTGGAGAGCCGGCGGCCGCACAGCCGCCCCGCGACGCAGGCGACGACGGCGAGGAAGGAGATGACGCCCAGCACGGTGAACACCGGCGCGAAGGAGCCCCTGGACGTGGTGGCCGGCTGCGCGTGCATGATGGGGTTGGTGGTGGGGTAATACGGCATGGGCTGAGTCATGGAAGCCATGGCAGCTTCTTCTCTCTGCTGCCTCTCAGCTCTCGAGAACTATTCTCTGTTTCTCAAGGAAGGGAATGGAAATGGCTTGCGATGGAGCGTTGGCTCCGTGAGTAGTGGTGTGGTCTTTTTATGATGGAGCGGGGCAGAGGCAGAGGCCCGGGTTTGAATTGAACAAAATTCCTTTTCGCCCTCGCTGATGTGCTGTGCTGCTGTGTTGTGATGTGCTGCTGGCTTGCTCTCTACTTTTGCTTTTGGACGTTGCATTGGATCAAAGCAACCGTAGCAGCGAGCAGCAGCGAGCAGGAGCAGGCAGGGACATCACATCGCTTTggcttctttgattgctttcccCCTCCGCTTTAGCAGATTGTGGGGGCGCGGAGGAATGAGCGCCTACTGCTTGACTAGCCACCTTTCTTGGGCATGCCGATCTAAAACGCCTCGCATATAATCAAATTCCGTGAGGTGACATCTTAGGCGTAGGGTTTCGTTTTGCTGTTCCATGATATTTGCTCGAATACGGTCTAGTGGTAGACATCTCCAGTGTAGGCTGCGGATGGTATTTTGGCGGCGTGTGGGAGGCACAATAATTCTGCCTAGGTACTACGTAGCAACGTGGACGTCGTTGTCACTCGAGCAGATGCATTCTACTGATTGAACCACGAGACGAGAAGCATGCGTCGCAAGGAATGCTCGACGGATGGAAATCGATAACCCTTTTGCCTACATACAGGAACATAGGAACTGAACTACTGAACGGCGTAATGTAGAGCCCTTCAGATTACGCCAGCCTGCAAATGTTCATGTTCGAGCAGTTCGAGGGATCTTCGGACGAATTTATTTACAGATGAAACGAAATACAGTGTGTAGTGTAGAGCGGCGGATCATTTGCCCTGAACTGATTGATTCACGTCGGATCGGCGAAGCTAGAATGAAGTACTACCTGGTAGACGGTAGTACTCCCCTCCACTTGGGCGACCGGCCGGAGGCGAGGACTGAGCAGGATGCTTGCTTGCTACTACTACAGTAGTGCATTTGCTCTGCGACTGCGCGGCGCTACAATTTGGTCGCGTCACGCGGAGCTGCCGCTGCTTTGCTCGGCCGGGCTGTCCTGCTCCTGTCCGCAGTCGCACTCGAGAGAGATTCCTGCCGCTGCCCGCTGCCAGGTCCCAGGTGTCGTGTCACCACCCATGCCCGTGTTGTCACCCTCACCCAGGTACACGACGACGGCAAGAGGCAAAAGCAAGCTACCGGCGTCCTACTACTACAGTGCTAGTGCTACTACCTGTCACTTGCCAAGCAGCCAAGCCAGCGTCTAGACCCGACCCACGGAGCATGTCCTCTGGTGAACCTGATTCACAAAATGGAAGGAGCGCTGTACTGGAGGTGCATTTTTGTGTGCATCGTGCTGTACTGCTACGAACTGGGCAATGCGGGCACGAGGAGCTTCGGAGCCAAAAGCATCTGCAACCGGCCATCCCAAACCCGCCTCAAACGTTCGAATGAACGATTCGGTCACTGagggcaactccaacgggccgacccaaacggacatcgATTTTGTCCACTTTTCGTCTGTTTGGGTCGACCGTCCGCACGTCCGCGTCCGCTTTTTTAATGGGGTCGGCCGGTGAACCCAACGGGAGGCGGATGCATTTTGCGCATGTCCGTCCTATCATTTTGTCGAACACATAGCAAGCAGCGACGCCGGTGAACGTCGGGACGATCTGCACCCACGCGAGCACGGCTCGGCACGGCGGGGCAGCACGCATGGCGGCTAGACGCGGAGGGGCGCCTGGCAGGCGCGATCACCTGCTCCAGCAGCACCGGCCGGGCACGAGGCGAGTCCAGCGGTCGAGCCACAACGCACAGGCGGCCGGGCACGCGAGCTCCAACGAGGAGACGTGCGAGCGGGGCGGCATGGCAGAGGCGTGAGACGAGGCAGGGCGAGTGCGGCTCGGCGAGCACAACAAGCATGGCAGCTCGGTGCGGTTTCCATGGCGCAGCTGGGCGCGGCGAGCTCCAACGCGCGAGACGAGACAGGCGAGCGCGGCTCCGCGAGCACATCAAGCATGGCGGCTCGACGCAGCTGGGCGCGGCGAGCTCCAACACCGAGACGAGGCAGGGCGGCGCAGCTCGACACGGCGGGGGCGGCACGCATGGCGGATAGACGCAGCGACCATGGCTCCAACACGCGAGCGGCGAGGCGGTCGGGCGCGCGAGTTAGTCAGCTATCACCAGCCACCGGCCGGCTAGTACGCGCGCAGCTAGCAAGCACgcacagctagctagctagctagctaactaGCACGCATGCGACGGGCAGCTAGCTAGCAAGGGCACGCCCATGGTGAGCACAAATGGCGGCCCCGCGCTGGGGAAGCAGGACGTCGGCGTTGGCCCAGCTGCGGCGCTTCTTCGGCGCTGCCCCGGCTCTGGCCATGCTCCAGCTCTCGAATGGGCTAGGTGGGTGGGttggagagagagaggaaaaggaggagagagaTGGGATGGGACGGGTGGGTGGATGGCAAGTGGGCCAAGCAGGCACATGCAGCGGGCAGAGGCGGACGGAGATGACACAGAAAGCGTCCGCTTTGTGTCCGCCTGTGACCCAAATTTGGGATGGAAATGGTCTGAGCGGACACGAAACAGCGGGCGGACACTGTTCGTTTGGGTCGTCCCATTgggctaggggtggaaagtggtcgcggataatccgaaatatccgattttcgtattcgagaaaatgcctattcgtatccgaaacatccgcatccgaaccaaaatggaaatggaaactATCTGTATCCGAATTTATttaacaaataaaaaataaaatatggtatgagCTTTTGACACAAGTATGGATATGGAAGTGGGTATGTCCGTATCCGAATAATATTATGGGAGGTAATTTTCAAAATTCTAGCCCAAAcattccaattatccaacatagAAGCCAAATAAGTGGTCAAAAATTACTCTTTGTATGATTAAACTTAGAAATTATTATACATTACAATAGgatttattcataaacctatttatcattgacttattgtatgtcacaagttgatTATTTCATGTCACATAGCTATTGACTAGTATACTAAAGCAATATGTCGCTATTATTCGTATCCGTTCCGAATGAAGAAAATATCCGATACGTATCCGTATTCGAATAACATCCGAGCCGGATTCGTATCCGATAACATCCGTATTGGTATTGGTATTTgttttgaaaatataaaaatggAAGTGAtaagagcactatccgatccgcATCCGATCCGTTTCCACCCCTACATTGGGCCAACTTTTATATCCGgatgacccaaacggacaaaatggatcgccccattggagttgctctgatCGATCATAAACAACCGACCTAGTTGGACGCCTCAAATCCGCTACAAACATACGGATCGACTGACGCCCTTCATATTTAGCCAAAATAAAATATGGGGTGCACATGGGAGGCCCGAGCGTGACCGGGCACGCCCGCCATGTCGGACACGGCCCATGCTAGCCCACCCGATCCCGCATATATTCATCCCCATTCGCTCCCCGAAACAAATTTTAACTACTTCACACCACTCCCCTCCACCACCCAACCTCCTGTTCGACGATCTCTGGCCTTCTctggcatggcgggcagcggaCCCGAGTCCTACACCTCTAGATCAGTCGACCTCGAGCTCATCCCACATAGCCCCATGGAAGAGATGACGGCCCAGCTTGCGCTCCGCTGCTCCAGGGAGGAGGCCGCCCGATGGCAGCGCTCAGACTCCTTGCGTCGGGAATCCATTATGTccgcccaaatggcgcatggatccaCCGCGAGGTGTGTCACCGCTGCCTCACCATAGGCAGTGCGGTCCGTTTGGAGTCTGAACGTTGTGGCGGACGTGCAACCCCTCCGTTGGCGCATCGAGCAGGAGGTGAACGCATGGGCGGCGTCCGACGAGAACATGGCGTGGTGTGCTCGCCATGCGAGGCAGTGGGCGCGGGAGACGGCGGCAGCCCTCGTGGGGCGGTGGACGTTGGAGATGCGGAGTCACATTCTTCGGCGCCTCGACGGATGGCCTGCAACCCAGGTCGCCACAACCGCATCATCGTGGATGTCGCCGGCTCCTCCCAGGACGGATCCATCATTGATCTCACGTCCACGGGCACCATATGGGTTCCGGGCTCCGACGAGAAAGAGTAGGGAATGGGAGACATCGGTGCCTTGACTCCCGTGAGCTGGGTCGTGTTCCATGTCCTACTCAGACTTGCCAACGACCGGACCAACACTCTGAGGGACGCAGCCGGCCGCGGGACATGGGCACGGCGGAACAGGACGAGCTCCAGTTAAGATTGGATCTACGTTGCATATAATATATGGATTTAAGGTTAGCGCCTCAGGCCTCAGCGGACGTTTAAGAGGTCGAATTTGCCAAGTCTAGTTATAGATGCTCTAGTGGCTTGCCAAATGTCTTGCACTAGcacattttttttttgttttttgaacttgATCTTGCCGTAGCACTTTGTACTACGGGTggattcttttccttttccttttgtaCTACGGGTAGATTCTCCGGTTCCCTTTCCATTATTTTCATGTGGTTTAATTCGCGTGGGAACTCCTCGAGCCTGCTTGATAAAAGAGAAAACTGGTGACGCCTGAAATGGCGTGGTGCAACTCTGCTTTAGGACGGCATAGACCGGTTTTTTTCAGTGTAGGATAAGAGTACGTAGAGTGGTTGTCGCTGGTGCTCAGACAAATGGACAAATATATGGAATGCAGTCTCAGATtctagttagggcatctccaatgtgcACCCTTAAAACGGACATAGTATTTGTCCACGAACACGTCTGTAAAAAAGGAGTCGGCCATCCAACCAATCCGACATACATAAAATAATTTTGAATAAATTGGACAATTTTCATGCAAACACGACGTACATGTGGCCACCCGGGCCAGCGGGACTGCCGTCGCCGTCTGTGCCACCGccatcgtcgtcttcatcgtcaAAGTGGCCCTTCCAGAGGCGGAAGGGCGCATATGCGCGACAACCTTGCGCGTCCGTTGCCTGGCACTCGCGGAGGAGGCACTCCACTCCCTCATGCATTGTGCGGAGGGCCGACGCCGACAATGGTCGGGGAGCCTTGTCCTGCCCCTACCCCTGCCGGCGGCGACGACGATCTCACTAAGAGACCACTCCTCGCCGATCTTGGTGAGCTCCCCTTCGAGGCGGCGCAGACGCCACACACTAGTAGCGAGGCCAGGCCTCCACGAGGTTGGGGGCTCACGGACCCAGGCCGATGCCTTTGCGTCGCCTACCTGGTCGCCCTCTCCCATGACGCGCTAATGCTCCACGGTGGGGAAGAGCCATCGCCACAACCATCGAGGTAGTAGAGGAGGCGCCCCCGTGCCTTTGCAATCGCCGGCGGCACCTCCACTTCCacgaacttgctatgcttgtcaagccGTGACAGTAAAGCCGTTGGCCGATGTAGCCATATCGCCTATGCATCGTCTCCTTACTCACGCGGTAGCGCGGAAGCGACGCCGGCTCCTTCACACGgtctggcggcggcgagggcggcgatgGCCCACAATAGCGTAGCAATCACTCGGTTATGATGTCGATTTGTCGCTAGAACTCCTCGTCCACCGTCGCCGCTTCCTGAAGGAGGTGTGACTGCTACGGCGACTGCTGCGGCGGCTTGTCCTCTTCGTCGTTGGAGAAAATGACGATCTCCTTCTTCTCGAAGGAGCCGGAGGCCGTTGAGGTCGAGGGGCTTGGAGCCCAACAGCGGCAACCCCTGCTGACTCCCGTAGGAGTTGTTGGGattcccccaaagaggaaggatgaagcAGAAAAACAAcaaagtatttccctcggttagagaaccaaggttatcTATCCAGTTGGAAGCTGCCAAGCTAACAAGTTAATCACCGCTTGCacacaaacttgcacccaacgtggcaAGACGGTTGTCGAGCCccttgtcttgctagttacaagattAAAAGTAAATAGTACAAATAGATAGTGGTAAATAGCATGACAAATAAAGAGATCAAATTGTGTAGAAGAATTTATTAATAGTGAATAGACCTGGGGGTCATAGGTTCACAACAACAAGTAGcatggtaaacaaattacagttggaCAATTGACTAAATTGCATATTCATGACTATGATCATTTATGGCATAATCTCATATAGGCATTACGATTATGATAAGTAGATCTgttaatccaactgcatctactactaatactccacccCAAAAACACTATCTtcttcgagagggtccgaacctgggtaaatattgtcccCTTCGTCTACTATTACCTATAGATCCAAGATCCACAGTTCGAGACCCCTTACCCGAGGTCTGTCAGTTCTTATACCGAcacttatcatccttagtctagtgggcAAGTGGAGTTGAAcaacagagaaataaaattaatctcgCAAAAGAATGTTactagatctagaaaaaattggtctaagaaatttgaTGATGCGTTGTGGGCATATAGatctgcttataaaaatcctatgggtatgtccatgtataagatggtttatggaaaaagcaGGTCagttacctcttgagttagaacataaagcttattgggaaattaaagaacttaattatgatttcaaacttaccgGTGAAAAGAGGTTCTTTGATATTAGTTCTCTAGACGAGTGGAGAACataagcttatgagaatgccaagttatttaaagaaaaagttaaaatatggcatgataaaagaattcaaaaacgAGAATTTATTGTCAGTGATAAAGTTCTTTTGTACAACTTTAGTTTTAGAtattttgcaggaaagcttctctccaaatgggaaggcccctatggcATGGAAGAAGTTTACTGTTCTGGAGCCATCAAGATCAATAACGTCGATGGAACTAGTCCGAAGGTggttaatgggcaaagaattaaacattatattgcAGGTACCCCCATTAACATGGAAACCAATATTATTCAAGTATTTACACCGGAGGAACATCTAAACCTTCCAGAATGCTCTAGAATCCTGAAAAGTGAAtaggtacgtgatatggtaagtaaaccgacttcaAAATCGATAAATATATTTTCTGTCAGTTCTGGAATATTAGAAAATTAGGTAAATAAGAAACAACTGAGAAGTTCCACGAGGaaaccacaaggcagggggcgcctctggtgccttgtgggcccctcgtgcactttTCAACGTTATATTTCTCCCGTATACTTCTCCTGcaagataaaaattcattatatgtaCTCCTCGCTATTTTAACCACGGTATCGCAAGtttctcctctgttcttgttttgagctattttttgacagatctagatcaccatgtcGTCATCAAGCTCGTttaaggacaagttcttcgagaaggtcatcactCCCTACCTTTTGGAGGTGATGAAACATCCTCAAATCATGGAGTtgcgtgagggggtgcttcacatccggGATGTTCAAGGACCGAAAAAGGAGGGAAGTGAGAAGGCCAGGCTTGAAGCAGTGTAGCAGGAAAtcttcaagtgtcaagggatggtggagcatggactcggtGCCAACCACCCCTTGATCATGGATTTTATTCATGAGCATAGGTGGGACAACAAGGAGATCGGGAAGGCCATCTTTAAGCTTCTTGTCCGGATTAAAAATCTCCAAGCACAAATCTTCGACCTACAAAATCAAAATTGTGACTATGAATCCAGATTTAAACGGATGAGCCTAGCTGTAGATTTAGGATTCCGGAGACTCATTCTTCTTTCTTCAATGGGGAGCCCAAGCCTCGGAAAAAGAAAGACAAGCCCAACACTTAGAAAGaaacctaagagcatctccaacagccgcgctacgcGCGGTGCACTAAAAACCCATTTGCAGCGCGCGGATCGCCTGTTTTTGCGTGGCGGGGTGTGTTTGCTCCAGCGGCCGCTGCAAATTTTAGCGCGCGCGAGCCGTTCCAGCAGCCGCTGCAAAAAACTACGCGCGCgctctcgcacaaacaacatatgcactCCGAACTAATATAAAAAAACATATGCATAGATAAAAAATGATACATAGATATTTCACAATGCGTACATAATTcatcatagcatagatagataaaaaaattaGTCCAACACGATAAAAATCTACGGTGCAACTAGAACCTACTCCAAGTCATCATTCTCGCTCGTGTTGACCGAGGTATGGAGCAACGCGTCTTCCCAACGAGAATCATCTGAGTCAAAGAACGACTCCCCACCTGTGTTAATGAGATCGATCTGTGATATGGCCAGTGCCTTTCGTCGACACCTCTCCGCCCAGAAGGCGTTCTCGTCGGTGATGTCCAACGGGTAGCGCCAGTGCCACTCCGCCATGGCGCGCTTGTCCTCCTCGACGATGAGGAGGCAGCGCTACCGCCGACGGTGGTCCTCACGGTCATGTTCTATTATAagacgaggcggaggggcgacgGCCTGCGCCCGCTCGCACATCTGGACGTTGTGGAAGTTCATCTGCGCGCGAGGCCTCTGGAGGTTCCACAACGCCGTGTCGTACGTGTGGGCAGCCTTGTGCGTGGTCTCGAACGTGCCAATGCCGAGGCGGACATCGCCGGACGGATTCTCCGCGTAGAAGGCGCTGGAGGGGCGCTCGCGGACGCCACAACAGCTCAAAGATCCCCGGCGGCgcagcggcatggtggcgcggtggtggcgcgtcggtggcggggcgaGGAAGCGACAGAGGAAGCAGAGGAAGTGGGGAGAGAGCGAGTGGCAATGTGGATAGCGATGGGAGGCCGTGTGGCGAGCGTCGCAACTTATAGGCGCGCCGGAAGCTGTGCGCCAAATCTAGCGCGCAAGCTCCCGCTTTTCGCCACACGTGCGCAATCGTTTCCCGCATGCCCGGTTTTACCACCTCCACTGGAGCGCGCGAAAATGTCTCTCTCGCACTAAAATGGCAGTTAACCGCGCGCGCGAGTTTTTTGCCgccgctgttggagatgctctaagtacaCGGGTATgtttaagtatccttttatgctatccagaaattctatattatttccaattagtaatatgtcatccacatataacaccagaaatgctacagagctcccactcactttcttgtaaatataggcttctccgtaattctgtataaaaccatatgctttgatcacatcatcaaagcgtatattccaactccgagatgcttgcaccagtccataaatgaatcgctggagcttgcacactttgttagcacctttaggatcgacgaaaccttctggttgcatcatatacaactcttctttaagaaatccgttaaggaatgcaatttgacgtccatttgctagatttcataatcataaaatgcagcaattgctaacatgattcggacagacttaagctcgctatgggtgagaaagtctcatcgtagtcaatcccttgaacttgtcaaaaatcttttgcgacaagtcgagctttgtagacaacgATACCATCAACGTtcgtcttgttcttgaagatccatttattctcaatggcttgccgatcatcgggtaagtccaccaaagtagatgctttgttctcctacatggatcctatctcaggtttcatggcctcaagccatttatcataATCTGTGCTTGTCATAGCTTCTTCATATTTCataggttcgccgttgtctaacaacatgacttccacgaaaggattaccataccactctggtgcggtacgtgttctgatcgacctacgaggttcagtagtaacttgatctgaagtttcatgatcatcatcattagcttcctcactatttggtgtaggcatcacgagaacggttttctctgatgtactactttccaattcgagagaaggtacaattacctcatcaagttctactttgctcccactcacttctttcgagagaagctccttctctagaaatgatccattcttagcaacaaagatcttgccttcggatatgtggtagaaggtgtacccaataggtTCTTCAGGGTATCCTATGGAGACGCACTTctctaatttgggttcgagcttattaggctgaagccttttgacataagtgttgcatctccaaactttaagaaacgacaacttagatttcttgctaaaccatagttcatacggtgttgtctcaacagatttagatggtgccctatttaacgtgaatgtggttgtctctaatgcataaccccaaaatgataaaggtaaaTAGGTAAAAGACATCATaaaacgcaccatatctaataaagtacggttacgacgtttggacacaccattatactgTGGTGTTCTAGATGGCGTgattgtgaaatgattccacattgttttaaatgaaggccaaactcgtaactcaaatattcgcctccgtgatcagatcgtagaaactttattttcttgttacgatgattctccacttcactctgaaattctttgaacttttcaaatgtttcagacttgtgtttcatcaagtagatatacacatacctatttaaatcatctgtgagggttagaaaataacgatatccgccgcgtgcctcaacactcattgaaccgcatacatcggtatgtattattttcaataagtcattagctcgctccattgttccggagaatggagttttagtcatcttacccatgaggcatggttcgcaagtatcaaatgattcataatca
Above is a window of Triticum aestivum cultivar Chinese Spring chromosome 6B, IWGSC CS RefSeq v2.1, whole genome shotgun sequence DNA encoding:
- the LOC123138047 gene encoding uncharacterized protein, with product MASMTQPMPYYPTTNPIMHAQPATTSRGSFAPVFTVLGVISFLAVVACVAGRLCGRRLSKKKAYADQHYYGTNAVGGDLEKGFEVKYPPMKPMPSSRAVVHDMDDGFEIKFAPEKPAAWKTDAKANNRGRQQQQQHHHHQAGIPKEYAGFRYPAAANGAVRQGQVRGGTFVSAKPGS